CCAGCAATAGCCCCCAGCGGATCGGTCGGCTCCTGCATGCCACCAAGATCGACGTCATCTTCGCTTTGGTGATCGCGGGCTCGGTGAACATCGCCATGCTCCTGCTCGCGGCGGCATCACTGCCGGGGGTCAGCGGCACCGACACCATCGAGGGCGCGCACGCGGCGATCACGAATGCTCTGGGGCCCGTGATCGGCGTGATATTTGGAATTGGGCTGCTTGCCTCGGGCCTGGCCTCGACCTCGGTGGGATGCTACGCGGGGGCCTCGATCATGGACGGGCTACTGCACGTCCGCATCCCCCTGCTCGTGAGGCGTTCCGTAACCATCGTTCCGGCGCTGGTCATCTTGGCGGTCGGGGCGAATCCAACGTGGGCCTTGGTCCTATCGCAGGTGTTCTTGTCCGTCGGCATCCCATTCGCGCTGATCCCGCTCGCTTGGTTGACAAGTCGGCGCGCTCTGATGGGGTCGTTCGTGAACGGTCGCATCATGCGGGCAACGACGATCGTCGTGGTCATCGCGATCATCGCGCTCAACGTCGCGCTGCTGTACCTGACCTTTACTGGCCGCGCCTAATAACCGACGGTGACGGTCTGAAAGGGAATGCAATGTGAGGCCGTTTCAATCTTGAGGGCCAATGTGGCATGATGTCGTTGTCACTTCGTGCAGTAGTTACACCGAATTTGGACTAATCCGACGCAGGGTTGGGAACATTTTGGACATACCGTGACCGACTGCACACCAGAGGGATAAGCGATGCTGCTTACCCAGAAGAGGAGCCACGATGTCATCACCTGGTCCGTTCCACCGCAGAAGAAGGGCGTTTGTGGGCGCCCTGGCAGGCTTCACGATGCTGGCTTCGGCCGGCCTCACCGCTGCTCCCGCAGCACAGGCCACAGCCGAAGCCAGCTCCGATGCCGACGGGTGGTCGCTAGTTTCGACCAACCCGTTTAGCGAGAGCTACTTCCCGACATTCACGGGCAACGGCTATTTCGCAGCCCGCGTCCCGGCACAGGGGCAGGGATACAGCACGAACGCGGGACTGGGGAATTCCTCGCCCGTTACAACGTCTTTCGAGATCAACGGCTTCTACACCGGCAAGAATGTGACCGATGTGGCGGATGACTCAGACGATGACGTCAGCAAAGAATGGCGAGTTTCGGGGCCTGGTTGGACGGGCCTAGACATCTCGGACGGTTCGGGGAGCTTCGACGACGCCTTCGCCCCCGCCAGCAGCTTCACTGGACCGTGCGAGGTCGGTAACCCGTGCCAGGCAGAAGACGGTACACTTTCCGGCCCGTCGGTTGCGACCGATCACACCGGCTACAACGGCACCGGATTCACGCAAGGATGGGGCACCGTCGGGAACAAGATGACGATCGACGTCGCCGGTTTGGAAGCCGGCACGCAGTACGACGTCGTCGTCCGTTACGCCGCCGGATTCCATGCGCAGGCACCTGATGGCGCCGACCGGCGTCTCACCTTGAGCATAGGTGGAGCGCAGTCCGTGATCGACCTTCCCACCGTTTCCTTCGACGAGGGCAACGGTTGGGATCAATGGGGCGAGGCACGCCAAACCGTTGAGGTCACCGACGCGGATTCACCCCTGGTTCTGGAATGCACGGACGCCGACTATTGCGGCGTGAACGTTGATCAGATCGCGGTCGTCGCTCAGGGCGCGGATGTGCCTGCAACCTCCAGCGCGCAGATCACGCCGGAGATTCGTGGCATCTCTAATTACAAGCAGACGCTCAACATGAAGACAGGCGCCATTTCGACGGCGGCCACCTGGACGGCGCCGTCGGGCAACGTCAGCGACGTCGAATACACCGTGCTTACGGATCGGTCCAACGATCAGCGCGGGCTTGTGACGCTAAAGTTCACTCCGCAGTGGAGCGGCACCGTGGATGTCACCGATGTCCTCGACGCACGATCAACCGAAAACGTTGATTCCTTCACTCCGCACAGCGATGCCTCCACCAACACCATCGGCCTGACCACAGCGCTGCGGCACACGGATGTTTCGGCAACGTACGCATCGGTATTGGAGGGTGAGGGCACGCTCAGCCAGGCAACCGGGCTCTCGGCCAATTCAGTGGGACAAAAGCTCACCGCCGATGTGACCGCGGGTACCACGTACACATTCACGAAGTACGTCGGATTGACAAGCTCGGACGATCAAGACAATTCGTACGAGGCCGCCTCTTCCATTGCAGCCGCCGCAGCGGAATCGGGCGCGTCCAACGTGACCGCCGCGAACGACGCCGCGTGGGCCACCATCTGGGAGGGAGACATCCAGATCAAGGGAGACGACGATCTCCAGGACCAGGTGCGCGCGTCGCGCTTCTACCTCATGGCTAGCGTCGGCACACGGTCGTGGTCGCCTTCGCCGACGGGGCTCTCGTCCAATAATTATGGTGGTCACGCGTTCTGGGACACCGAAACGTGGATGTGGCCGTCGATCGTGGCGCAGAACCCCGAGGCTGCAAAGGGCGTGCTGGACTATCGGTCGAAGCGCATCGCGCAGGCGGCCTGGAATGCAGCAAACACGCTGGAGCGCAGCAAGGACGCCCGCGGCAGTGACGACCTGCCGGCGGACAACAACTTCGTGCGCACGTCGTACGAAGGCCTGCGGTTCCCGTGGGAGTCCGCCTACAACGGCACCGAAAGCACCGAGTCATACTTCTTCGGTGGCCACGAGATCCACGTGACCGCTGACATCGCGCTCGCCTATTGGCAGTACTACATGGCGACCGGTGATAAGGAATGGCTGGAATCGACCGGATGGCCCGTCATCAGCGGCACCGCGGACTTCTGGGTTTCGCGGTCCACCAAGGACGATTCCGCGGACCTCTACCACATTTACGACGTGACCCCGCCGGATGAGTGGGCGTCCAACGGAAACAACGGCCGCGACGACAGCGCCTACACGAACACGGCGGCGTCCAAGAACCTGGAGATCGCCATTGAGGCGGCCGAGGTCCTGGGTGAGACGGTCAAGTCTGGCTGGACCGAACGGGCCGGCAAGTTCTACATCCCCACCGATGACACGCTCGGCATCACGCAGGAATACAGCGGGTACAACGGCAGCACGATTAAGCAGGCCGACGTGGTCATGCTCAGCTACCCGTGGCAAAACGGGCAGAGCGACGCGGTGACCGCAGCGAACCTGGACTACTACTCGACCAAGGTCGATGAAAACGCGAGCCCGTCGATGACGGATGCAATCCACTCGATTGTTGCTGCGGAACTGGGGCGCGCGGACGAGGCGTACTGGTACACGGGTCGCAGCGCTGGTGGGTTCCTGCGAGGAGACTTCAAGCAGTTCACCGAAGAACGCGGTGGCGGTCACGCCTTCACGTTCATCACCGGAGCCGGCGGATTCTTGCAAGAGTTCCTGTACGGGTACAGCGGGCTTCGCTGGGGCACCGACGGGCTGACACTTAGCCCGATACTTCCCAGCGCGCTGGATGAGATCAAGCTGACCGGCCTGAAGTACCAGGGCAGCACGTTCGACCTGACGATCGGCAAAGAAAAATCCGTCGTAACTGTCACGGCCGGGTCCGACCTCAAGCTTGCCGACGGGAAGACGGTGGCCAGCGGCGACTCGTTGACCATTGACACGCGTGAAGGCAGCGACTACGGCACCAAGGTCGGTTCCCTGCACGCTGATTCCGGGAACGACAACGGTTCGGGCGACTACAAGTACCCCACCAATTCGGTGTTCGCAGACAAGTCTTTCGACATGACGGACTTCGAGGTGTACCGCGAGGGTGACAACATCAACCTGGTGACACGAGTCTCGGGTACGGTGACGAACCCCTGGTACCAGCAGGGAATGAGCTTGCAGCTTGTGCATGCCTACATACGTGACGGCAATGCGACGTCCACCGGGACGACCGCCGCGATCAGTGGTACCAACGTCAACACGGCAAGTCCGTGGCAGTACGTGGCCGTTGCCAACCCGCGCAGCGATGGGGGCAAGGCGACCGGGCTCTACACTGCCGACGGAACAAAGGTGGCGAGCGCCACGATTCAGGTGCGCCAGCAGCACGATATTGTGCTCACGTTCCCGGCTTCCGCGTTCGGGGACCTGGATTGGTCCAAGGCGTCAGCTTCCGTGATGATGATGAGCTCGGATGAAAACCCAACCGAGAACAACATCCGGCAGCTGGTTGCGGGTGGCACGAACGAGTGGCGCTTCAGCTCGGCAAGCGCGACTGAGGCGACCCTGGCTAACTACGGCAACGTGATCAAGACGTTTGTTTCCGCCGACACCACGCAGGCCGAGGCCCTGGCGCCGCAGGTCGGTGGGCCGGTCGTCCCATTCGTCGCGCTCAATGCGGAGACTGACCCTGGTACGGATCCGGGGACTGACCCTGGTACGGATCCGGGGACTGACCCGGGGACTGACCCGGGGACTGACCCGGGGACTGACCCTGGTACGGATCCGGGGACGGACCCTGGTACGGATCCGGGGACTGACCCGGGGACTGACCCGGGGACTGACCCGGGGACTGACCCGGGCGGCCAGACCACGATCGTTGTCGATGCGCCCACGCTCAGCCGCACGACGCAGGTCTACGGCGCTGCGGCAAACAAGCGTGCCACGTTGACGACATCGATCAATACCACCGCGACCGGAACCGTTGCATTCGTGAGCGGTAACAAGACGCTCGCAACTGCCACTCTGGTTGCTAAGGGAGGCAAGTCGGTCGCGACCGCCACCGCCGCTGCGAAGCTGGCACCGGGGGTCTATGGGCAGATTCGAGCGGTCGTCAAGACCACGAGTGGCCAGACCGTGGCATCGAAGCCCGCCGCGAATTCGCTTACGGTCAAGAAGGCCGCCGCAAAGAAGGCGAAGGTGAAGACCAAGTCCTTCAAGAAGGGGAGCCGACCGATCATCAAGGTGAAGATCGCGAAGCTCTCGAACGGCAAGAAGGCCAAGGGCAAGCTCACGGTCTACGTGAACGGCAAGAAGGTCAAGACCGTCAAGGTGAAGTCCAAGAAGAACGGCATCACCACGATCAAGCTGTCAAAGAAGTACAGCAAGACGATCAAGGTGCGAGTGAAGTTCGTTCCGAAGTCCAAGAAAACGGTTGCCGTGAAGAAGTTCAAGGCAATCAAGCTCAAGGCACGCTGAACCTAGTAGCGGATGCGGGGCCCCGGCAGTCCGCCGGGGCCCCGCATTTTTGTGCGCGTGGTGAGGGAACTCGTCCCTCATAATGCGTCGGAAATGGAATCGCTGGCCCGGGTGACGCGGCGAGTACTTGCATCTACAACCAATAGGTGGTTATAGTTGTAGCAACAACCTAAATGGTTCGTAGATCAAGGAAAGCGTGGGAAAAATGTCCAGCATCACAGTATTTGGTAACGGAAACATGGGGCAGGCAATCGCCGGCGTGCTG
This is a stretch of genomic DNA from Rarobacter incanus. It encodes these proteins:
- a CDS encoding glucodextranase DOMON-like domain-containing protein is translated as MSSPGPFHRRRRAFVGALAGFTMLASAGLTAAPAAQATAEASSDADGWSLVSTNPFSESYFPTFTGNGYFAARVPAQGQGYSTNAGLGNSSPVTTSFEINGFYTGKNVTDVADDSDDDVSKEWRVSGPGWTGLDISDGSGSFDDAFAPASSFTGPCEVGNPCQAEDGTLSGPSVATDHTGYNGTGFTQGWGTVGNKMTIDVAGLEAGTQYDVVVRYAAGFHAQAPDGADRRLTLSIGGAQSVIDLPTVSFDEGNGWDQWGEARQTVEVTDADSPLVLECTDADYCGVNVDQIAVVAQGADVPATSSAQITPEIRGISNYKQTLNMKTGAISTAATWTAPSGNVSDVEYTVLTDRSNDQRGLVTLKFTPQWSGTVDVTDVLDARSTENVDSFTPHSDASTNTIGLTTALRHTDVSATYASVLEGEGTLSQATGLSANSVGQKLTADVTAGTTYTFTKYVGLTSSDDQDNSYEAASSIAAAAAESGASNVTAANDAAWATIWEGDIQIKGDDDLQDQVRASRFYLMASVGTRSWSPSPTGLSSNNYGGHAFWDTETWMWPSIVAQNPEAAKGVLDYRSKRIAQAAWNAANTLERSKDARGSDDLPADNNFVRTSYEGLRFPWESAYNGTESTESYFFGGHEIHVTADIALAYWQYYMATGDKEWLESTGWPVISGTADFWVSRSTKDDSADLYHIYDVTPPDEWASNGNNGRDDSAYTNTAASKNLEIAIEAAEVLGETVKSGWTERAGKFYIPTDDTLGITQEYSGYNGSTIKQADVVMLSYPWQNGQSDAVTAANLDYYSTKVDENASPSMTDAIHSIVAAELGRADEAYWYTGRSAGGFLRGDFKQFTEERGGGHAFTFITGAGGFLQEFLYGYSGLRWGTDGLTLSPILPSALDEIKLTGLKYQGSTFDLTIGKEKSVVTVTAGSDLKLADGKTVASGDSLTIDTREGSDYGTKVGSLHADSGNDNGSGDYKYPTNSVFADKSFDMTDFEVYREGDNINLVTRVSGTVTNPWYQQGMSLQLVHAYIRDGNATSTGTTAAISGTNVNTASPWQYVAVANPRSDGGKATGLYTADGTKVASATIQVRQQHDIVLTFPASAFGDLDWSKASASVMMMSSDENPTENNIRQLVAGGTNEWRFSSASATEATLANYGNVIKTFVSADTTQAEALAPQVGGPVVPFVALNAETDPGTDPGTDPGTDPGTDPGTDPGTDPGTDPGTDPGTDPGTDPGTDPGTDPGTDPGTDPGGQTTIVVDAPTLSRTTQVYGAAANKRATLTTSINTTATGTVAFVSGNKTLATATLVAKGGKSVATATAAAKLAPGVYGQIRAVVKTTSGQTVASKPAANSLTVKKAAAKKAKVKTKSFKKGSRPIIKVKIAKLSNGKKAKGKLTVYVNGKKVKTVKVKSKKNGITTIKLSKKYSKTIKVRVKFVPKSKKTVAVKKFKAIKLKAR